Proteins encoded by one window of Kribbella flavida DSM 17836:
- a CDS encoding carboxylesterase/lipase family protein — protein MRTKLMAIAGAGVLVTALGSAATAGVTSQGSDPGAAQTAAAATPPVTLTTGGLVRGTTGRGVDRYSGIPYAAPPLGALRWRAPAPAKSWFGVRDTTRPAAPCLQVANGKQLAGSAEDCLYLNVIRPHRPAKLGPKTLRPVMVWLHGGGNATGDGAEYDPARMADHGDVVVVTLNYRLGLFGFFGHPGLAHSGTFGLLDQQAALRWVQRNALFFGGDPGNVTLFGESAGGVDVCANLVSPAARGLFHRAILQSGSCHLGVPTTAAGGGPVYTMRDGAPFAPVAEVRTEGATLAARIAAGSCAKAARRLDCLRKLPAADLLSVSSGFGLASGTAALPLDGREALRTGRFNRVPVLSGNTSDEARFTTMFVEYLTGREIDAAGYRALLRQTFGADAAAVEKVYPAAPDPALAFAAMDTDRIFACPQQETTRALSRFTRTYAYEFADRTAPTYNLWLTDLPPGASHAAELAYLFDLRSGAPYSGLTPVTLTPAQRRLGDRMIDYWTGFARSGRPDGVDWPPYTVRTPYVRALSTDGDGRIDAAAAHRCAFWTALGG, from the coding sequence ATGCGAACCAAACTCATGGCGATCGCCGGCGCAGGCGTGCTGGTGACCGCGCTCGGCTCGGCGGCGACGGCCGGAGTCACCAGCCAGGGCAGCGATCCGGGCGCCGCCCAGACCGCGGCCGCGGCCACACCGCCGGTCACCCTGACCACCGGCGGACTGGTGCGAGGTACCACCGGCCGCGGGGTGGACCGCTACTCCGGTATTCCGTACGCCGCCCCGCCGCTCGGCGCCTTGCGCTGGCGGGCTCCGGCACCGGCGAAGTCGTGGTTCGGGGTCCGGGACACCACCCGGCCGGCGGCACCCTGCCTACAAGTTGCCAACGGCAAGCAGCTTGCCGGCTCGGCGGAGGACTGCCTGTACTTGAACGTCATCCGGCCGCACCGGCCGGCGAAGCTCGGTCCGAAGACACTCCGTCCGGTGATGGTCTGGCTGCACGGCGGCGGCAACGCGACCGGCGACGGCGCGGAGTACGACCCGGCCCGGATGGCCGACCACGGCGACGTCGTGGTCGTCACGCTGAACTACCGGCTCGGTCTGTTCGGCTTCTTCGGCCATCCCGGGCTGGCCCACTCGGGTACCTTCGGCCTGCTCGACCAGCAAGCCGCGCTGCGTTGGGTGCAGCGCAACGCGCTGTTCTTCGGCGGTGACCCGGGCAACGTCACGCTGTTCGGCGAATCGGCCGGCGGCGTGGACGTCTGCGCCAATCTGGTCTCCCCCGCCGCCCGTGGGCTGTTCCATCGCGCGATTCTGCAGAGTGGTTCGTGTCATCTCGGCGTTCCGACCACCGCCGCGGGCGGCGGTCCCGTGTACACCATGCGCGACGGTGCTCCGTTCGCTCCGGTGGCCGAGGTCCGCACGGAGGGTGCGACGCTCGCTGCCCGGATCGCTGCAGGCAGCTGCGCCAAGGCAGCGCGGCGCCTCGACTGCCTGCGGAAGCTTCCCGCCGCCGACCTGCTCAGCGTCAGCAGCGGGTTCGGCCTCGCCAGCGGCACTGCCGCGCTGCCGCTGGACGGCCGAGAGGCATTGCGCACAGGCCGCTTCAACCGGGTCCCGGTGCTGTCCGGCAACACCAGCGACGAGGCGCGCTTCACGACGATGTTCGTCGAGTACCTCACCGGACGGGAGATCGACGCGGCCGGCTACCGAGCGCTGCTGCGGCAGACCTTCGGCGCGGATGCCGCGGCGGTCGAGAAGGTGTATCCGGCGGCACCGGATCCGGCGCTCGCCTTCGCGGCGATGGACACCGACCGGATCTTCGCCTGCCCCCAGCAGGAGACGACCCGGGCGCTGAGCCGCTTCACCCGGACCTACGCCTACGAGTTCGCGGATCGAACCGCCCCGACCTACAACCTGTGGCTCACCGACCTGCCCCCAGGCGCCTCGCACGCCGCCGAACTGGCCTATCTCTTCGATTTGCGCTCAGGCGCTCCGTACTCCGGTCTGACGCCGGTCACGCTGACTCCCGCCCAACGCCGACTGGGCGACCGGATGATCGACTACTGGACCGGCTTCGCGCGCTCGGGCCGCCCGGACGGCGTCGACTGGCCGCCCTACACCGTCCGAACGCCGTATGTACGAGCTCTTTCCACCGACGGGGACGGCCGCATCGACGCCGCAGCAGCACACCGGTGCGCTTTCTGGACTGCGCTGGGAGGCTGA
- the aroQ gene encoding type II 3-dehydroquinate dehydratase → MTEAGQKVLVLNGPNLGRLGSREPDVYGATTFADLVADCEQAGAELGLSVEVRQTDDEAELVGWLHEAADHKYPVVLNPAAFTHYSYALRDACAQRTAPLIEIHISNPAAREDFRHTSVVAAVASGTIAGFGLNSYRLALRALTTLTS, encoded by the coding sequence GTGACTGAAGCAGGCCAAAAGGTACTCGTACTGAACGGACCGAACCTCGGCCGCCTCGGCTCCCGCGAGCCGGACGTCTACGGCGCCACCACGTTCGCCGACCTGGTCGCCGACTGCGAGCAGGCCGGCGCCGAGCTCGGCCTGTCCGTCGAGGTCCGCCAGACCGACGACGAGGCCGAACTCGTCGGCTGGCTGCACGAGGCCGCCGACCACAAGTACCCGGTCGTGCTCAACCCGGCCGCCTTCACCCACTACTCGTACGCCCTCCGCGACGCCTGCGCCCAGCGCACCGCCCCGCTGATCGAGATCCACATCAGCAACCCCGCCGCCCGCGAGGACTTCCGCCACACCAGCGTCGTCGCCGCCGTCGCCTCCGGCACCATCGCCGGCTTCGGCCTCAACTCCTACCGCCTGGCCCTCCGCGCGCTGACCACGCTCACCTCCTGA